The Bacteroides fragilis NCTC 9343 genome includes the window CGATTGGTTCTATAACCCGACCTATTTGGTGGGGTATATCTTCGTTTCCAATCTGATAACAACCTGTCTGCAGCTCTTTTGCCTGATTCCCGAACTTCGCGGTTTCGCTTACAGGGTTGATAAACAGTTGTTGAAGCGGATGCTTATCTATTCTTTCCCGATATTGATTTTCGGGTTGGTAGGCATTCTGAATCAGACGGTAGACAAGATTATCTATCCTTTTCTCTTTGCCGACCGGCAGGAGGGACTGGTGCAGCTCGGCATTTATGGGGCCGCCACTAAGATTGCCATGGTAATGGCCATGTTCACCCAAGCTTTCCGCTATGCCTACGAGCCTTTTGTGTTCGGCAAACAAAAGGAAGGGGATAACCGCCGGATGTATGCACAGGCGATGAAGTATTTCCTTATTTTTGCGATGTTCGCTTTTCTGGTGGTAATGTTTTACCTGGATCTTTTGCGTTATATGGTGGCACCTGATTATTGGGCGGGACTGAGCGTTGTCGCCATCGTGATCGGAGCGGAAATATTCAAAGGTATCTATTTCAATCTTTCGTTCTGGTATAAGCTGATAGACGAAACCCGTTGGGGAGCATACTTTTCCATTGTCGGATGTGTCATCATTGTAGGAATGAATGTGATGCTTGTCCCCACTTACGGATTTGTGGCTTCGGCATGGGCTTCGGTGGCCGGATACGCTGTGATTACGATCCTTTCTTATTGGATCGGGCAGAAGAAATATCCCATTCACTATGACCTGAAACACCTTGGTACGTATGTGCTGTTTACAGCAGTGCTTTATGTGATCGGAGAGTGGGTTCCCATTGAGAATATCGTGCTCCGTCTGGCTTTCCGTACTGTATTGTTGCTGATATTTATGGCTTATGTTGTTCGGAAAGACTTACCGCTGAGCCAGATTCCTGTGATTAACCGAATTATAAAGAAGAAATAGTTATGAAAGCAGACAACCGAAACATTTTTGCCATTAAGGCGTTTCTGAGAGAGTATCTCGATCTGAGAAAGGATAAGGACAATGAACTGGCAACCGTCGACTCTATCCGCAAGGGAGTTGAGTTTAAAGGAGCTAATCTCTGGATTCTGATTTTTGCCATTTTCATGGCTTCACTCGGACTGAATGTCAACTCGACGGCCGTGATTATCGGTGCCATGTTGATTTCTCCGTTGATGGGCCCGATTATGGGGGTGGGGCTGTCTGTCGGTATGAACGATTTCGAGTTGATGAAGCGTTCCCTGAAGAGCTTCCTGATTACAACTGCATTCAGTGTCACGACGGCGACTGTTTTCTTTCTTTTCACTCCCATCGCTGAGGCGCAGTCGGAACTGCTGGCGCGTACGTCACCGACCATTTATGACGTTTTCATCGCACTTTTCGGCGGACTTGCCGGAGTGGTTGCCCTCTCTACCAAGGAGAAAGGAAATGTGATTCCGGGAGTTGCCATTGCCACTGCGCTGATGCCTCCTCTCTGTACGGCCGGTTACGGATTGGCTTCGGGCAATCTGATCTATTTTCTGGGCGCGTTCTACCTCTATTTCATCAATTCCGTATTTATCAGTCTGGCTACGTTTATCGGTGTGAGGCTGATGCATTTCCAGCGGAAAGAGTTTGTGGATAAGAACCGGGAAAAGAAAGTGCGGAAATACATCGTATTGATCGTAATCCTGACCATGTGTCCGGCTATTTACCTGACTATGGGAATTATCCGAAGCACCTTCTTCGAAGCGGCAGCGAATCGTTTCGTTTCCGAACAACTCAACTTCGACAATACCCAGGTCTTGAATAAGAAGATTCATTATGAAGGAGATTCATGCGAAATCCGGGTTGTGCTGATTGGTCCGGAGGTGCCGGAAGCTTCCATTGCCATTGCCCGCAGCAAGATGAAAGATTATAAACTGGAGAATACGAAACTGATCGTTCTGCAGGGGATGAACAATAATGAAGCGATGGATATGTCGTCTATCCGTGCCATGGTTATGGAAGACTTCTATAAAAACAGTGAACAACGCCTGCAGGAACAGCAAGTCAAGATAGCCACGCTCCAGCAAAGCCTCGAACGGTATAAGTCTTACGATGAAATGAGCCGGAAAATTATCCCGGAACTGAAAGTACTCTATCCGTCGGTGACGGCTTTGTCTATTTCGCATACCATCGAGACAACGGTCGATTCGATGAAAACGGATACCATAGCGCTCGCCGTATTGAAATTCACCCGTCATCCGAAGAACGAGGAAAAAGCGAAAATCAGTGCATGGCTTCAGGCGCGGGTAGGGGCGAAGAAACTTCGGCTGATTGTTGAAGAGTGACGGTAAGCGTGTCGCCAGAGAAAAGAAGATGAATAAACATGATTTATATAAATGAATAAAATGAAAGTGATTACCTCTTTCCACAACGGAAAGAGGTGGGGGGAGGCTCTGTTTCTGGCATTGCTTTTACTCTATCCGGTTTCGATGCATGCCGATGAAGGTATGTGGATGCTTGGCAATTTGAATAAAGAAACCCGTAAGACGATGAAAGAGTTGGGTTTGCAGATGCCTGCCGACCAACTTTATAGCACCAGGCACCCGTCTCTGAAAGACGCTGTGGTCAGTTTCGGAGGATTCTGTTCGGGAGTAGTCGTCTCCGAAGATGGCTTGGTGTTTACCAATCACCATTGCGGATTCAGCAGCATACAGCAACAC containing:
- a CDS encoding lipopolysaccharide biosynthesis protein — its product is MAGLKSLVKDTALYGLSSMVGRFLNYLLVPLYTAVLPAASGGYGVVTNVYAWAGLIMVLLTFGMETGFFRFANKSEEDPVKVYANSLISVGGISLIFAILCLTFLQPVSHLLEYGDHPDFIGMMIIVMALDAFLCIPFAYLRFKKRPIKFVAIKFVSIIANIVLNLFFLLLCPWLHEHFPAWVDWFYNPTYLVGYIFVSNLITTCLQLFCLIPELRGFAYRVDKQLLKRMLIYSFPILIFGLVGILNQTVDKIIYPFLFADRQEGLVQLGIYGAATKIAMVMAMFTQAFRYAYEPFVFGKQKEGDNRRMYAQAMKYFLIFAMFAFLVVMFYLDLLRYMVAPDYWAGLSVVAIVIGAEIFKGIYFNLSFWYKLIDETRWGAYFSIVGCVIIVGMNVMLVPTYGFVASAWASVAGYAVITILSYWIGQKKYPIHYDLKHLGTYVLFTAVLYVIGEWVPIENIVLRLAFRTVLLLIFMAYVVRKDLPLSQIPVINRIIKKK
- a CDS encoding TIGR00341 family protein → MKADNRNIFAIKAFLREYLDLRKDKDNELATVDSIRKGVEFKGANLWILIFAIFMASLGLNVNSTAVIIGAMLISPLMGPIMGVGLSVGMNDFELMKRSLKSFLITTAFSVTTATVFFLFTPIAEAQSELLARTSPTIYDVFIALFGGLAGVVALSTKEKGNVIPGVAIATALMPPLCTAGYGLASGNLIYFLGAFYLYFINSVFISLATFIGVRLMHFQRKEFVDKNREKKVRKYIVLIVILTMCPAIYLTMGIIRSTFFEAAANRFVSEQLNFDNTQVLNKKIHYEGDSCEIRVVLIGPEVPEASIAIARSKMKDYKLENTKLIVLQGMNNNEAMDMSSIRAMVMEDFYKNSEQRLQEQQVKIATLQQSLERYKSYDEMSRKIIPELKVLYPSVTALSISHTIETTVDSMKTDTIALAVLKFTRHPKNEEKAKISAWLQARVGAKKLRLIVEE